In a single window of the Saccharothrix australiensis genome:
- the egtD gene encoding L-histidine N(alpha)-methyltransferase: MTEPVLDVHLTPEDAASALRAEARAGLTAPRKWVSPKWFYDAVGSGLFEEITRLPEYYPTRVEREILVARADEIARTTGAHALVELGSGSSEKTRLLLDALRAHGTLREFVPLDVSAAALTDAARRVTAAYPGLRVHGVVGDFTEHLGLLPGAPPRLVAFLGGTIGNLIPEEREKFLTSVRDVLEPGEWLLLGTDLVKDPEVLVRAYDDARGVTAEFNRNVLRVLNRELGADFDELAFRHVALWNPEQEWIEMRLRASRPVRAHVAALGLDVEFAEGEELRTEVSAKFRREGVARELTAAGFELHRWWTDPGERFALSLARVVG, from the coding sequence ATGACCGAGCCAGTGCTGGACGTGCACCTGACCCCGGAGGACGCGGCGAGCGCGCTCCGGGCGGAGGCCAGGGCGGGGCTCACCGCGCCGCGCAAGTGGGTCTCCCCGAAGTGGTTCTACGACGCGGTGGGCAGCGGGCTGTTCGAGGAGATCACGCGCCTGCCCGAGTACTACCCGACCCGCGTTGAGCGGGAGATCCTGGTCGCGCGGGCGGACGAGATCGCCCGCACCACCGGCGCGCACGCGCTGGTGGAGCTGGGCTCCGGGTCGTCGGAGAAGACGCGGCTGCTGCTGGACGCGCTGCGCGCCCACGGCACGCTGCGCGAGTTCGTGCCGCTGGACGTCTCGGCCGCCGCCCTGACCGACGCGGCCCGGCGGGTCACGGCCGCCTACCCCGGCCTGCGGGTGCACGGCGTGGTCGGCGACTTCACCGAGCACCTCGGGCTGCTGCCGGGCGCGCCGCCCCGGCTGGTGGCGTTCCTCGGCGGCACCATCGGCAACCTCATCCCCGAGGAGCGGGAGAAGTTCCTCACCTCCGTGCGGGACGTGCTGGAGCCGGGTGAGTGGCTGCTGCTGGGCACCGACCTGGTCAAGGACCCCGAGGTGCTGGTGCGGGCCTACGACGACGCGCGCGGCGTCACGGCCGAGTTCAACCGCAACGTGCTCCGGGTGCTCAACCGGGAGCTGGGCGCGGACTTCGACGAGCTGGCGTTCCGGCACGTGGCGCTGTGGAACCCGGAGCAGGAGTGGATCGAGATGCGGCTGCGGGCGTCCCGCCCCGTGCGGGCGCACGTCGCCGCGCTCGGGCTGGACGTCGAGTTCGCCGAGGGGGAGGAGCTGCGCACCGAGGTGTCGGCGAAGTTCCGGCGCGAGGGAGTGGCCCGCGAGCTGACCGCCGCCGGGTTCGAGCTCCACCGCTGGTGGACCGACCCCGGGGAGCGGTTCGCGCTGTCCCTCGCGCGCGTCGTGGGCTGA
- a CDS encoding alpha/beta hydrolase, with the protein MVLGTAVSGLAATGTAIALDAQGAAPVRWTKCADDVLASIPEPQRARVSCAQHPVPLDHRKPRGERITLALMKSPATDQANRIGSLFLNPGGPGGAGLRYAAYGSSFFQPEVMARFDLIGFDPRGVGRSSPLRCFETQEEADAVFGRMSSIPVTRAEIRDTMRATEDYTDACRRTAGPLLAHMSTEDVARDLDLLRQGVGDRTLNYVGFSYGTLLGATYANVFPHRSRALVLDGNVDPALRTSNGAEYDRQRAQGFELALDAFLKRCDAEGDKCAYSDGDPRAKFDEVRDALRKGPITLPSGEVVTHAGYVGRVTSDLYAPARFKALAAWLQAIYGVLHPSAALSAQEVPAPTPPLANKHGLADVRAGVAGDAEYLADDSYYGVNCTDKPFVRVPELFPALAAKWERESPTFGRQQAAADLLTCASWPVRHPDRYAGPWHRHTPNPVLVVGNYYDPATQYKFSQRMARQLGNARLLTVDAFGHCILGDSAGVDTAVTDYLVNLKAPANGQVFQPNTQPF; encoded by the coding sequence ATGGTCCTGGGCACCGCCGTGTCCGGCCTCGCGGCGACCGGCACCGCGATCGCCCTGGACGCGCAGGGCGCCGCACCGGTGCGGTGGACGAAGTGCGCGGACGACGTGCTGGCGTCGATACCCGAGCCGCAGCGCGCGCGGGTGAGCTGCGCCCAGCACCCCGTGCCGCTGGACCACCGCAAGCCGCGCGGCGAGCGGATCACGCTCGCGCTGATGAAGTCGCCGGCCACCGACCAGGCCAACCGCATCGGCTCGTTGTTCCTCAACCCGGGCGGCCCCGGCGGCGCGGGACTGCGGTACGCCGCGTACGGCAGCTCGTTCTTCCAGCCGGAGGTCATGGCGCGGTTCGACCTGATCGGGTTCGACCCGCGCGGCGTGGGCCGCAGCTCGCCGCTGCGCTGCTTCGAGACCCAGGAGGAGGCCGACGCGGTCTTCGGCCGCATGTCGTCCATCCCCGTCACGCGCGCCGAGATCCGCGACACCATGCGCGCCACCGAGGACTACACCGACGCGTGCCGGCGCACCGCCGGACCGCTGCTGGCGCACATGTCCACCGAGGACGTGGCGCGCGACCTCGACCTGCTGCGCCAGGGCGTCGGCGACCGGACGCTGAACTACGTCGGCTTCTCCTACGGCACGCTGCTCGGCGCGACCTACGCCAACGTGTTCCCGCACCGGTCGCGGGCGCTGGTGCTGGACGGCAACGTCGACCCGGCGCTGCGCACCTCCAACGGCGCGGAGTACGACCGGCAGCGCGCGCAGGGCTTCGAACTCGCGCTCGACGCGTTCCTGAAGCGGTGCGACGCCGAGGGCGACAAGTGCGCCTACAGCGACGGCGACCCGCGCGCCAAGTTCGACGAGGTGCGCGACGCGCTGCGCAAGGGGCCGATCACCCTGCCGTCCGGCGAGGTCGTCACGCACGCGGGCTACGTCGGCCGGGTGACCAGCGACCTGTACGCGCCGGCGCGGTTCAAGGCGCTGGCCGCCTGGTTGCAGGCGATCTACGGCGTGCTGCACCCGTCGGCCGCGCTGTCCGCGCAGGAGGTGCCGGCGCCGACGCCGCCGCTGGCGAACAAGCACGGCCTGGCCGACGTCCGGGCGGGCGTCGCGGGTGACGCCGAGTACCTGGCCGACGACTCGTACTACGGCGTGAACTGCACCGACAAGCCGTTCGTGCGGGTGCCGGAGCTGTTCCCGGCGCTGGCGGCGAAGTGGGAGCGGGAGTCGCCCACGTTCGGTCGGCAGCAGGCGGCGGCCGACCTGCTGACCTGCGCGTCGTGGCCGGTGCGGCACCCGGACCGGTACGCGGGCCCGTGGCACCGGCACACGCCGAACCCGGTCCTGGTGGTGGGCAACTACTACGACCCGGCGACGCAGTACAAGTTCTCCCAGCGCATGGCCCGCCAACTGGGCAACGCGCGACTGCTCACCGTGGACGCGTTCGGGCACTGCATCCTGGGCGACAGCGCCGGCGTCGACACCGCCGTGACCGACTACCTGGTGAACCTCAAGGCGCCGGCCAACGGCCAGGTCTTCCAGCCCAACACCCAACCGTTCTGA
- the egtC gene encoding ergothioneine biosynthesis protein EgtC — protein sequence MCRHLGYLGPAVPVAALLHDPPHSLLRQSYRPRDMRGGGTVNVDGYGVGWYPAPGGPAVRYRRTGTLWSDGNLAALSRVLVSGAVLAAVRSATAGMPVVETACAPFTDGRWLFSHNGRVADWPGSVADLAKSLPVTDLLTLDAPTDAALLWALVRARLATAPPTEAVASVVRDVAAAAPGSRLNLLLTDGTVLVGTTWTHSLWVRATADAVTVSSEPLDDDPLWREVPDRHVVTAGPAPGQTITVDVRPMGRP from the coding sequence GTGTGCCGTCACTTGGGTTACCTCGGCCCCGCCGTGCCCGTCGCGGCGCTGCTGCACGACCCGCCGCACTCGCTGCTGCGGCAGTCGTACCGACCGCGGGACATGCGCGGCGGCGGCACGGTCAACGTGGACGGCTACGGCGTGGGCTGGTACCCCGCGCCGGGCGGTCCGGCGGTGCGCTACCGCCGGACCGGGACCCTCTGGTCGGACGGGAACCTGGCCGCGCTGAGCCGGGTCCTCGTCTCCGGCGCGGTGCTCGCCGCCGTCCGGTCCGCCACCGCCGGCATGCCGGTGGTGGAGACCGCGTGCGCGCCGTTCACCGACGGGCGGTGGCTGTTCAGCCACAACGGCCGGGTCGCCGACTGGCCCGGCTCGGTGGCCGACCTGGCGAAGTCCCTGCCGGTCACCGACCTGCTCACCCTGGACGCGCCCACCGACGCGGCGCTGCTGTGGGCGCTGGTCCGGGCGCGCCTGGCCACCGCGCCGCCGACCGAGGCCGTCGCGTCGGTGGTGCGCGACGTGGCCGCCGCCGCGCCGGGATCGCGGCTCAACCTCCTGCTCACCGACGGGACCGTGCTCGTCGGCACCACCTGGACGCACTCGCTGTGGGTGCGCGCCACCGCCGACGCGGTGACGGTGTCCTCCGAGCCGCTGGACGACGACCCGCTGTGGCGGGAGGTGCCCGACCGGCACGTCGTGACGGCCGGACCCGCGCCGGGGCAGACCATCACCGTGGACGTCCGACCGATGGGGAGACCATGA
- a CDS encoding aconitate hydratase: MPVPAGTGGTSKDSFGARGTLTVGDASYEVFRLGAVEGAERLPYSLKILLENLLRTEDGVNITADHVRALGGWNPSAEPDTEIQFTPGRVVMQDFTGVPCVVDLATMREAVTQLGGDPTKVNPLAPAELVIDHSVIADIFGRPDAFELNVDLEYERNKERYQFLRWGQTAFDEFKVVPPGTGIVHQVNIEHLARVVMVRNGQAYPDTLVGTDSHTTMVNGIGVLGWGVGGIEAEAAMLGQPVSMLIPRVVGFKLHGELPAGATATDLVLTITEMLRQHGVVGKFVEFYGSGVGAVPLANRATIGNMSPEFGSTCAIFPIDAETIDYLKLTGRSADQLALVEAYAKEQGLWHDPAREPAYSETLELDLSTVVPSIAGPKRPQDRIELTAAKAAFRQALGAYVSHTEDSTKSNVDKAVEETFPASDPVSVADGDAGGAPRVFHSAAEGAEGRPSNPVKVTVDGAEFELDHGAVAIAAITSCTNTSNPSVMIGAALLAKKAVEKGLERKPWVKTTLAPGSKVVMDYYERAGLLPYLEKLGFHLVGYGCTTCIGNSGPLQDEISAGIAQGDLAAVSVLSGNRNFEGRINPDIKMNYLASPPLVVAYALAGSMDKDITTEPLGTDQDGKPVYLSDIWPSPQEISEVVASAISPEGFTKGYADVFAGDQRWQSLPTPTGKTFEWDAQSTYVRKPPYFEGMEMEPKPVTEISGARVLALLGDSVTTDHISPAGAIKVDSPAGKYLTEHGVERKDFNSYGSRRGNHEVMIRGTFANIRLRNLLLADENNGQGVQGGYTRNFLAGGEQTTIYDASVAYAEAGVPLVVLAGKEYGSGSSRDWAAKGTSLLGVRAVIAESFERIHRSNLIGMGVLPLQFPAGSSAADLGLDGTETFDFTGITALNDGETPRTVHVVATKEDGSKVEFDAVVRIDTPGEADYYRNGGIMQYVLRKMVNGV; encoded by the coding sequence ATGCCCGTGCCTGCCGGCACCGGAGGCACCAGCAAGGACAGCTTCGGCGCCCGCGGCACGCTCACCGTGGGGGACGCCTCGTACGAGGTGTTCCGCCTGGGCGCCGTCGAGGGCGCCGAGCGTCTGCCGTACAGCTTGAAGATCCTGCTGGAGAACCTGCTGCGCACCGAGGACGGCGTGAACATCACCGCCGACCACGTGCGCGCGCTGGGCGGCTGGAACCCGTCCGCCGAGCCGGACACGGAGATCCAGTTCACGCCCGGCCGCGTCGTGATGCAGGACTTCACCGGCGTGCCCTGCGTGGTCGACCTGGCCACCATGCGCGAAGCCGTCACCCAGCTGGGCGGCGACCCGACGAAGGTCAACCCGCTCGCGCCCGCCGAGCTGGTCATCGACCACTCCGTGATCGCCGACATCTTCGGCCGCCCGGACGCGTTCGAGCTGAACGTCGACCTGGAGTACGAGCGCAACAAGGAGCGCTACCAGTTCCTGCGCTGGGGCCAGACCGCGTTCGACGAGTTCAAGGTCGTCCCGCCGGGCACCGGCATCGTGCACCAGGTGAACATCGAGCACCTGGCGCGGGTCGTGATGGTCCGCAACGGCCAGGCGTACCCGGACACGCTGGTCGGCACCGACTCGCACACCACCATGGTCAACGGCATCGGCGTCCTGGGCTGGGGCGTCGGCGGCATCGAGGCCGAGGCCGCCATGCTCGGCCAGCCGGTGTCCATGCTGATCCCGCGCGTCGTCGGCTTCAAGCTGCACGGCGAGCTGCCCGCCGGCGCGACCGCCACCGACCTCGTGCTGACCATCACCGAGATGCTGCGGCAGCACGGCGTGGTCGGCAAGTTCGTCGAGTTCTACGGCTCCGGCGTGGGCGCGGTGCCGCTGGCCAACCGCGCCACCATCGGCAACATGAGCCCCGAGTTCGGCTCCACCTGCGCGATCTTCCCGATCGACGCCGAGACCATCGACTACCTGAAGCTGACCGGCCGCTCCGCCGACCAGCTCGCGCTGGTCGAGGCGTACGCCAAGGAGCAGGGCCTCTGGCACGACCCGGCGCGCGAGCCGGCCTACTCGGAGACGCTGGAGCTGGACCTGTCGACGGTCGTGCCGTCGATCGCCGGCCCCAAGCGCCCCCAGGACCGCATCGAGCTGACCGCGGCCAAGGCCGCGTTCCGCCAGGCGCTGGGCGCGTACGTGTCGCACACCGAGGACAGCACCAAGTCCAACGTGGACAAGGCCGTCGAGGAGACCTTCCCGGCCAGCGACCCGGTGTCGGTGGCCGACGGCGACGCGGGCGGCGCGCCGCGCGTCTTCCACTCCGCCGCCGAGGGCGCGGAGGGCCGCCCGTCCAACCCGGTGAAGGTCACCGTGGACGGCGCGGAGTTCGAGCTGGACCACGGCGCGGTCGCGATCGCGGCGATCACCTCGTGCACCAACACGTCCAACCCGTCGGTGATGATCGGCGCGGCGCTGCTGGCGAAGAAGGCCGTGGAGAAGGGCCTGGAGCGCAAGCCGTGGGTGAAGACCACCCTCGCGCCGGGCTCCAAGGTCGTCATGGACTACTACGAGCGCGCGGGCCTGCTGCCGTACCTGGAGAAGCTGGGCTTCCACCTGGTCGGCTACGGCTGCACCACGTGCATCGGCAACTCCGGTCCGCTCCAGGACGAGATCTCGGCGGGCATCGCCCAGGGCGACCTCGCCGCGGTGTCCGTGCTGTCGGGCAACCGGAACTTCGAGGGCCGGATCAACCCGGACATCAAGATGAACTACCTGGCGTCGCCGCCGCTGGTGGTGGCCTACGCGCTGGCCGGTTCGATGGACAAGGACATCACCACCGAGCCGCTGGGCACCGACCAGGACGGCAAGCCGGTGTACCTGTCCGACATCTGGCCGTCGCCGCAGGAGATCTCCGAGGTCGTCGCGTCGGCGATCTCGCCGGAGGGCTTCACCAAGGGCTACGCGGACGTGTTCGCGGGCGACCAGCGCTGGCAGTCGCTGCCCACCCCGACCGGCAAGACCTTCGAGTGGGACGCGCAGTCCACCTACGTGCGCAAGCCCCCGTACTTCGAGGGCATGGAGATGGAGCCCAAGCCGGTCACCGAGATCTCCGGCGCGCGCGTGCTGGCCCTGCTGGGCGACTCGGTCACCACCGACCACATCTCGCCGGCCGGCGCGATCAAGGTCGACTCGCCCGCGGGCAAGTACCTCACCGAGCACGGCGTGGAGCGCAAGGACTTCAACTCCTACGGCTCGCGGCGCGGCAACCACGAGGTGATGATCCGCGGCACGTTCGCGAACATCCGCCTGCGCAACCTGCTCCTGGCCGACGAGAACAACGGCCAGGGCGTGCAGGGCGGCTACACGCGCAACTTCCTGGCCGGCGGCGAGCAGACGACCATCTACGACGCGTCGGTCGCCTACGCCGAGGCGGGCGTGCCGCTGGTCGTGCTGGCGGGCAAGGAGTACGGCTCGGGCTCGTCGCGCGACTGGGCGGCCAAGGGCACGTCGCTGTTGGGCGTGCGGGCCGTGATCGCCGAGTCGTTCGAGCGCATCCACCGCTCCAACCTGATCGGCATGGGCGTCCTGCCGCTCCAGTTCCCCGCCGGCTCCTCGGCGGCGGACCTCGGCCTGGACGGCACGGAGACGTTCGACTTCACCGGCATCACCGCGCTGAACGACGGCGAGACGCCGCGCACGGTGCACGTGGTGGCCACGAAGGAGGACGGCTCGAAGGTGGAGTTCGACGCGGTCGTCCGCATCGACACCCCCGGTGAGGCGGACTACTACCGCAACGGCGGCATCATGCAGTACGTGCTGCGGAAGATGGTGAACGGTGTTTGA